Proteins co-encoded in one Candidatus Ryanbacteria bacterium CG10_big_fil_rev_8_21_14_0_10_43_42 genomic window:
- a CDS encoding glycine--tRNA ligase — protein sequence MDKMDTIISLAKRRGFIFPGSDIYGGLANSWDYGPLGVELKNNIKQLWWNRFVHKRSDMVGLDAALIMNPKVWEASGHLEEFTDPLVECKKCHHRFRADQLENTGTCPDCKGELTEAKQFNLMLKTFLGPAEEKANEVFFRPETAQAMFVNFKNVLDTTRMRVPFGIAQIGKAFRNEITPGNFIFRTREFEQMEIEYFVREEEWEQHFEHWLKEMRAWLAALGVNPNHITEVEIPDGERAHYSKRTVDFEYAFPFGQKELYGLAYRGDFDLSTHQKHSGENLQYRDPETQEEFLPHVIEPTWGVDRSVLVALLEAYQEDESADGKKRVYLKLPPIIAPYTVAVFPLMANRAELVGRARDIYDLLRENYAVAWDDRGNIGKRYYAQDEIGTPWCITVDFDTLENDTVTVRDRDTGEQDRVSIDELSAYIREGIQGER from the coding sequence ATGGATAAGATGGATACTATTATTAGCTTGGCAAAACGGCGCGGGTTTATTTTTCCCGGATCGGATATTTACGGTGGTCTTGCGAATTCATGGGATTACGGTCCGTTGGGTGTAGAGCTTAAAAATAATATTAAACAACTGTGGTGGAATAGGTTTGTACACAAGCGAAGCGACATGGTGGGATTGGATGCCGCGCTTATTATGAACCCGAAAGTATGGGAAGCATCCGGGCACTTGGAAGAGTTTACTGATCCATTAGTTGAATGCAAAAAATGCCATCATCGATTTCGGGCGGATCAATTGGAGAATACGGGTACGTGTCCGGATTGCAAAGGAGAACTTACGGAAGCAAAACAATTTAATCTTATGCTTAAAACGTTTCTTGGTCCGGCGGAAGAAAAAGCTAATGAGGTGTTTTTCCGTCCCGAAACGGCGCAGGCAATGTTTGTAAATTTTAAAAATGTTTTGGATACAACGCGTATGCGGGTGCCGTTTGGTATTGCACAGATTGGGAAGGCATTTCGAAATGAAATAACGCCCGGTAATTTTATTTTTCGTACACGGGAGTTTGAGCAAATGGAAATCGAATATTTTGTCCGTGAGGAGGAATGGGAACAGCATTTTGAGCATTGGCTTAAAGAGATGCGTGCGTGGCTTGCGGCATTAGGCGTTAATCCTAATCATATAACGGAAGTAGAAATTCCGGACGGGGAACGAGCGCACTATTCAAAACGTACAGTAGATTTTGAATATGCATTTCCGTTTGGACAAAAAGAACTTTACGGACTTGCGTATCGTGGCGATTTTGATTTATCCACTCATCAGAAGCATTCCGGCGAGAATCTGCAATATCGTGATCCGGAAACGCAGGAGGAATTTCTTCCGCATGTTATTGAACCGACGTGGGGAGTTGACCGTTCAGTGCTAGTAGCTCTTCTGGAAGCATATCAGGAAGACGAATCTGCTGATGGCAAAAAGCGCGTGTATTTGAAATTGCCACCCATCATAGCACCGTACACGGTGGCGGTATTTCCTCTTATGGCGAATAGAGCGGAGCTTGTGGGGAGGGCGCGGGATATATACGATTTACTTCGCGAGAATTATGCGGTGGCATGGGATGACCGAGGAAATATCGGGAAGCGTTATTATGCGCAGGATGAAATTGGCACTCCTTGGTGTATTACAGTGGATTTCGATACGCTTGAAAATGATACCGTTACTGTACGGGATCGTGACACGGGAGAACAAGATCGTGTGTCTATCGATGAACTGTCGGCATATATAAGGGAGGGAATACAGGGAGAAAGATAG
- the recO gene encoding DNA repair protein RecO gives MSYDIHQTDALVLAVYPRGEADIRMRVYTEKYGMLSIYAKGIRLEKSKLRGHVELFTHVALSFIAGREQYRLVSAETRTPFGSIRNTMSRFRAATAVARIAMHLMVDEEQDARIWQLIKEAFRVINSDKYETREGSLLLYAFQVKMVALLGYMPDDRTEAVDRLYNAPTLISSDVLTRQEEITTRLFLRDIYAYAGVWRPEDYA, from the coding sequence ATGTCTTATGATATACATCAAACGGACGCTCTTGTACTTGCCGTATATCCACGTGGCGAAGCTGATATCCGTATGCGTGTATATACGGAAAAATATGGAATGCTCTCCATATATGCTAAAGGTATTCGACTTGAAAAATCAAAACTTCGGGGTCATGTGGAATTATTTACGCATGTGGCATTGTCGTTTATTGCGGGCCGTGAACAATACCGGTTAGTTTCGGCGGAAACGCGAACACCTTTCGGGTCTATACGAAATACCATGAGCCGGTTTCGTGCGGCAACGGCAGTAGCTCGCATCGCGATGCATCTTATGGTGGATGAGGAACAAGACGCGCGTATATGGCAACTTATAAAAGAAGCGTTTCGGGTTATAAATAGCGATAAATACGAAACACGCGAGGGATCATTGTTGTTATATGCGTTCCAGGTAAAGATGGTGGCACTTTTGGGGTATATGCCTGATGACCGTACTGAAGCAGTCGACAGATTATATAATGCTCCCACGCTCATTTCTTCAGATGTTCTTACCAGGCAGGAAGAAATAACTACGCGTTTATTTTTGCGCGACATATATGCATATGCGGGAGTATGGCGTCCGGAAGATTACGCGTAG